TCTGTGAAACTGCCCACTTGTTGAACTACACATTTGGAGAATTGAGTTCAATTTCATGCTTGATTACAGGCAGACTTGTACAATCAAGAAATTAGTTAAAGGAATAAGCAATATtttaccactaggtggagcttgagcactgtctgtagaccaaaacaatatGTGTATCAAGCCACTTCTTTCTCTACCTCGCTCCCACACTCTTTCTCACCCATCAGCTCGTTATGAGTCTAATTGCAAAGGATAAATGTACAgcagatgaaaacaaaagttttggtctctaccagaaaatcctctgaataacacagaagaaaataaaattaaggatTTGGAGTAGTCTAGACAAAGTTCAGACTTAATTCCAATTGAGATATTGTGACATGATCTTAAACAGTCGGTTCATGTGTGAAAACTCTCCTTTATGACTGACTTAGCACAGTTTTGTACAGAAGATTGGGCCAAAGTTCTTTCATAATAATGTAAAACCTTCATGCCCAGCTATCACAATCATttgacagctgttttttttagccaaGGGTGGCAAAAGCAGGTTATATTTATGGGGCAATAGTTTTTTCAGACATGAACAGGTTGGTTTAGTTAGGCTTTTCTGTAAATAACAAAATTACATTGTCACAGTTCACTAGTTATCTTTGTATGATAATAAAATTTGTCTGGTatgtaaacaaaaaatgaaaaagttggGTACAAAATGGCAACTTGACTTGGCAAAGGGGCAAATTGACCTGGAGCTAGTTGAGTCATTACCTAAACCTTTACTATACAggaacacaatttattttttgtttctccatCTTTCATTTTTACTCAAATGTCTTACTCAGCAAataaaaactgcagtttttccCGCTCTAATACAACTGCCTCACTGACCAACTCTTCCTCCTCTGGTGTtgtcttttttcctcctttttttccttccctgaCATTTTCTGTTATCTCTACTCTTTTGCATTCTGTTGATTATTTTCTACACCATCCGTttgtcataattttttttttaattcacccGAAGAAACAGCAGTTGAACGAAGTGCAGCAACAAGAACACTGCCTTCTGGTCACCCTCACAAACCTGTCTTTCCAACCAGACCTTACCCACCATGGTCGACTGCTCCTATTACCGTCCCTGGCCAAACAAGGCTCATCGGAGTGGGGGGTCTCCTCGCCTCTGCCGATTCACCGGCAGGCTCACCAGCTGGTTCTCCACTAAAATCTGCCTGGCCCCTCTCAGCGCCTTCCCCTGCATGTCCCACAACTATAAAAGCAATCTCGGGTGCATCACCCCCAACACCTGCCTCTTCGTCTCCAGTTAAATCAATCAGTGACATACCATCATCCCCAATCAGATCTTACAGGACTGTGCCTTCACCTATTAAAACTGTTGTCCAACAGGGTCCATACCCCATTTATGGGTCTTCTATCCTTGCAACATCTGGAAGTAAACCAGCCACAGATCCTGCTTCAATTAAAAATCTTGCATCAGCATACACAACAAGGATCCCTCTACATCCTTCAATACCAAATGGTTCTTTATCTGAGAGAACCTCAGCCCCTACTTCTTCTGTCACATCACCGAAATCACTGTACAACCTGTATGGCTCTAATCTGCCTTTTAAAACTACTCATGTTACCACAGCTACTACAGAAGCCACCTCATTTTCTTCTGTAAAGAACATCTCTAGCCTGTCATCTCTAAAGACGTCTGTCGACTCCACGCTCACATCTCGAGGAGGCAGGACATCCATCTCATCCCTTTCttcagctggtcagaataccaTTTCTTCTTCCGATTTTTCCATGATGAACGGATCAGTCTCGCCGATTAAATACCCATCGTCCTCCTCCACCCCGTCCTCGCCTTCTTCACGTCTTCTCTCAGAGAGAAGCAACAGTCTTCAGGAGAGGATCCAAGCCACCACCCATGCAGCAACTTCCAGTGTCAGTGCAGCCATAAATGAAGCTTTAGACTCATACTCAGTCTCAGGGTACGGCACACTTAGGTCACTGTCATCTTCGCGCAGATCTGCTACAGCAACTCCACCTTATGGTTCCCTGAGATCTGCATCTACCACCCCAAGTCCAGCAATCTCATCTAATTCAATGACTGTCCCTGTTTATTCGCTTCTCAATGTCATCCCTGACAGCCCTGTCAAACCAGGCCCTGGGTCTCTGAAAATGGCACTGCCTGATTCCCCTCGTacctcatcttcttcttcttctttcccttCATGTGTCACTGGAACAAAATTGAAATCCCAGTTAAAATCCCCTCCATTTATAACACCACCAGTAATCCATCCAACTGCAGCCTCCAATCAGGAGATACTGAAAGATGTAGCAGACATGAAACAGGATCTAATTAGAATGACAGCTATTCtccagacagacacacagatgGCTGCTAAAACTGTACAAACATCAAACACTGGCACTCCTAAAGAGTCTAAGTTAGAAGACCAGGAGCCACACACACTTGTTGAGAaggtaaaaaaagatttattcaaaGTCAGTGAGATACTACAGAAAGATATAATGGCCGAAGGTAAGGCAGGTAAAGAGACAAGCTCAGAGGAGGAATGGGAGGAATTTTCCAGAGATGAGATTGAGGAGGCTCAAAGAAGTGCCCTCCAAGACTATTACCTTCCATTTGAAGAAAACACTCTTTTTAAGCACCAGTCGATGTCTAGCAAAGAATTGGAGTTAACTAAAGTAGTAGATTACTTAACAAATGACATTGGGGCCAGTTCTCTGTCAAAAATGGCAGAGTTGAGAAGTAAGCATGAGGATGAGGTGAAAAAGGAAGGGGAGGAGAAACAAAAACGAGTCCTCAAGCCATCAATGACCATACAAGAGCACAAACTCAAAATGCCTCCACCAGTTTCAGGCATGATTAGGTCTCCCTCAGAAAAAGACTTAAGCAAGCTTGCTGAGTCGTACCAAGGGTCAGACACAATCTTGGAATCCCCTGAGGAGCTGTCCCATGAGCAGGATAAGAGTCCCCTGTCAGACAGTGGGTTTGAGACGAGAAGTGAAAAGACACCATCTGCTCCTCAAAGTGCAGAGAGCACAGGTCCTAAAcctttatttacagattccCCGATACCCCCATGTGTAACTGAGACCAGAACTGAGGTAGTACACATTAGAAGCTACGAGCAGCCCGATGACCTTTCCGAGCCTGGACTCATGGAGGAGGCTGCATCTGCTTTACCTCCTTTAGAGCCAGAAAGTTCATCAACTAAACCTTTACAGATGAAAATGTCAGAAGATGATGCCTTAATGAACAAAAGCATGTGTCTTAAAGAGGAAACTCATATCACTACCACAACCCGTATGGTGTATCACAAGCCCCAACTGACTGATGGCACAGAGATGATAGAGGAAGGCATGTCAGTCAGAGATAtcatgaaagcttttcagtcaGGCCGAGACCCATCTAAAGAACTGGCAGGCCTCTTTGAACACAAAGCTAGCCAAGACTCAGTCAAAGGTGACGAACTTACTCCAAGGTTTTTAGACCGAGACATTAAATCCAAACCTAAAGTTGAGAGAATAATTGAGGTTCATATTGAAAAGGGCCACAGCACAGCAGACCCAACTGAGGTAATTAtcagagaaacaaagaaacacCCTGAGCTTTATATCTACAAAAGTGACCGTGGAATAAAGGAGCTTACAGATTATGATGAGGCCCAACAGGAAGAAGAGGAGCTTACTGCCGAAGAATCTCTGCCCTCCTTCCTGGAAACATCCCGCGTTAACACGCCAGTGTCACAAGAAGAGGACAGTCGCCCAAGTTCTGCCCAACTTATAGGAGATGATTCATATAAAGCTCTAAAACTATTAAGTCAGCACTCCATAGAATATTGTGATGATGAATTATCTGAAGTTCGAGGAGAGTCATATAAGTTTGCTGAGAAAATGCTTCTCTCAGAAAAAATTGAAACATCATTGCAGTCTTATTCAGATACAGAGGATCCCTCAACTGTGGCTGACAAAGACCACCACCGAGTTTCTGAGGAGACTGGTAGGTCTGAGGGTGTAATTCAAGGACAAGGAAGCCCCAAAAAAGAGTTTGTTTCATCATCAAAGGATGGCTCCCCTAAATCAGGTAAATTCATGCATAAGGAGGAACCATCTCAGTTCGATAAGGTGACAGTGCTCCATTACTCAACAGAACCAGGCAGCCCAAAACATGCCGTTTGGATGAGATTCACAGAGGACAAACATGATAGAAGTAGAGACAAACTGCTTTATGAGGATCGGGTAGATCAGACAGTGAaggaagctgaagaaaaacttAGCGAGGTTTCTCAGTTTTTCCGTGATAAAACGGAGAAGCTTAATGATGAGCTACAGTCCCCAGAAAAAAAGCCAGTAAGACAACTGAAGGAGCCTAGATCCTGGCCTAGTTCACCTAGCAGCAGCCCAGAGAAAATACTACAAAAATCTAAAGCAGGGGATGAGTTGTACAGTAAAACCAAACTTAAGGAACCTTCGGTTGGTAAATTCTTCAGCAGCGCCACAGCAGTTGAAAAGAAAAGTTCTAGCTTACCAAGCAGTCctcagaaaagtgttttttctagTAACATTCAAGAAAAAATCAAACCAGAGCCAAAGACCAGTGCGTCTGAACCCTCTTCTCCAGCTCATTCTACTTCAACATCTAAGGTCAGTGCAGTGAGGATGAAGTTTGAAACTGCAGCTCAGAAGGTCAGTCAAAGTCAGTCTAGTCCTACTAAAATTCCTCCACCAGTGCAACCAAAGCCATCAGTTAAGAAACTGCAGGAAAGCAAACTTCCTGTTTATCAGTTCTGTACCGGAGGAAAAGCCTCAAAAGTATCTGAGGCATCAGAAGAACATGtacaaaaaaagaatgaaagggACAAAGAAGATAGTAAGCCTGAGCTGGTACCCATCTCTAAAGTTCCCAAATCAGACAAACttccaaataaaaatgtcattgtGCACTCTCACGACATTAATGAAACTAAGACTGATAAAGTAGCACCTAAAGGTAAAGATAGCCAGTTTAGTCCAATGCAGGAAATTAAGGAGAGTGATAAAAGCCAGACAGTTAAGACACCTGTTGTTTGTGACAGTGATACTAAAAAGTACCAACAGATCACAAAAGATGTATCATCCACCAAAGATGGAAAGCCTGAACTGTCCTTAAAGGACCCAGAGGAACCACTAAACAAAAACCTTAGAAAAAAAACGGAATCCCAGATTCCTATAAGAAAAACATCCCCTTGCTTAGATAACAACctcacaaagaaacagataaCAGCAAAGCCCTCACAGATACCTACATTATCTAAACCCAAAAGTCCAGAGACAGGTCgagcaaaaacagatctaaccTTTGAAATTCTGGACAATTCACCCAAAGATTCCAACTCCAATAACCTCCCTAGCCCCATAGAAATACTGGAGAAAGTAATAACCCCTCCAGTTACTGTAACAACCAAAGAAAACTTCAAGGGCATCAAAACATTGCCTGTTTATGTCCAGGTTGGTAGGCAAGCAGAGAGGGAGGCAAAGGGATCACTGTACACAGTCAAACAGAAATCAAGCTCTGCAATTAGTCCCATAAGCCCAGAGGATGACACATTAGAGCAAGTTTCTTTCATAGACAGCTCAGGTAAAAGCCCCCTTACACCAGAAACCCCCAGCTCTGAAGAAGTCAGTTATGACCTCACATGCAAAACTCCTGATGGCTTTATTGAATTCCTTTCCGGCAAGCCGAGCCCCATCATGGAGGTATCTGAGGACTCAGAGGAAGATGGTCAAGGAAATACAGTGTTCTCTCTTAAAGAGGcaaaaacagaaagtaaaactAGTGTTCATGATGCCCAAGCAGACTTTGTTAATGCtaataaagaagaaacaaaaatgaatgACAATCAGCAAGAGTTACctgataatttaataaaagaagaaacgGTCAACAACATGCTTGGTGAAATTAAAGGCCAGGAGCAAAAACAAGTGTCTAAAGACAAGGGTATTGCATATATCGAGtttcctccccctccccctctggATTCAGCTTCAGAAATTtcagacacagagagaaaagactCATGTGCCTCTTCAGAGACTGAGACTGAAATGATGGAAGTGAATTTACAGGAGGAACATGACAAGCATCTGACCGAACCAGTTATACGTATACAACCCCCTACTCCAGTTCCCCCTAGTACAGATGACAGTCAGTCAAATGCGGAAGATGATGATGAGTCAATCTTCCAACCAATTCCTTGTAAGAAATTGACCTCCAAAGTttctgaggaggaggaaaataaaagggAGAAAGAGAAAACTCCTAAATCcaaaagacatgataaaaatGGCAACAAGGAACCTGGTGGGACCAATGGCTCCAATGGCTCCACCAATGGATCTAAAGGTTCCAACGGTAAAGGGGATGATAATGACTGTGAACAAAATGGAAATGACCAGTCAATAACAGACTGTTCAATAGCCACAACAGCTGAGTTTTCACATGACACAGATGCCACAGAAATAGACTCACTCGATGGCTATGAGCTTCAAGATGAGGACGATGGCTTGTGCGAACAGGCAGATTTACGCCTTTTTGGACTTCCTGACAGCCGGAGAGATGTCTGGGCAACAGACACATTTAGGTCTTCTGACCGCTCTTTTCCTCAGACCAAGCTGGAAGTTATTGAGGAGGAGAAGACCCCTGAGGAATGCCAGaaggacattttgaaaaaagatACATCCACACGTAATGGAAAGACGGATGACGTTAGTAATGATGGAGCTAAAGCCCAGGAACAAAGACTCTCAGACAAAGAAGGATTTTCAGACTCTTACTTTAGTTACAAATTAGAAGAGGAATTAAATTCTCCTTTTAAGACTGTGGCCACTAAGGGCCTGGATTTTGATCCATGGCCCAGTAAAGGTGGAGAAGGAGAAATTGTTGACATGGGTGGGACACGGGGAAACAATGGGGAGCCAAAGCCTTATGGACTAGCGGTCGAAGACCAGTCTCAGGCTACAACAGCGGAAACTACCCCTGCCCAAACTCCAACGGACGATAGCACGCCAACGAGCGAACCAAACCCATTCCCCTTCCATGAAGGGAAGATGTTTGAGATGACACGCAGTGGTGCGATTGACATGAGCAAGAGGGACATGGTGGAGGAGAGGCTCCAGTTTTTTCAGATTGGTGAGCATTACTACTCGGCGGGCAGGTACAGGGTCAACGACTTTGAGAAAGATGCCTCCTCACAACACAGAGATGAGTTTAATTCTCAGTATACCTTACCAATCCCTGAAGTTTCCCTTCAGACTACAACTTTAGAGATATCCAATGTGTCTGGTTACAGCACATGCAGAGAGTCAGCTTCCAACAATGAGCCAAAATTCTCCACTTTTAGAACAGGTTCAAAGCCAGCATCTTCTGATGCTTCAAATAGCACTTCTAAATATACAAGCACCTTTGATGGCAATACTAATGAAGTCTCAGGGACCACTGTAGATAGATTTTATTGTGTTATGCCAGACTATGCAGATTGCTGTCATTTTAATACAACAAACAAAGTGGATGACTCTTTGAGAAGACCATCTTTTGTCATGGATCACGATTCGAATGACAATATTTGTTCAGACACACCAAAACAGACCCCAGAATATGAAAAGAGTTATTACCAAAGCACAGCTTTTCCTTCAGAACAGACAATAAATCTGCAAAGACTAAGCAGCAATACTAGTAGCACTATCCCTGACTCGTATTTAGGTATTTCTCATACTGGCAGTATTGTGTTGAACTTGTCGTCCTCTTCAAGACCAACACAGAAGGAGGTCAGTGGGACAGATGCCTCTCTAAGCCAGTTAGAGGAACACCACAGTGAGAGCGGGACTGTTTCTAATGTAGCAAtatcaaaaacaaaagccaaaGGAATCACCGACCATATAATCAGATCGAGGTTACCCTTGAGGGTAGATAGCCACAAACTATGCAGCCAAAGGCACAAAGTAGTGATGGGTATTtccaaagaaaatgttaatgaaTTCCCTTTCACGACACATGAGATGAAACAAAAAGTTAGGAAACGATTGGACCCTTTTGAATCTTTATTTCCTAAATCCCGAATCCCTATGttgaaagtcattaaaaaaCCCTCTTCTTCCCATGGAAAGACACTGGTCAGAAACAATCCTACAGTCAGACATAACAATGTTAGTAAGGGAGGAACTCAACATAAACACATAGACGGGGCATTGAAAGCCCAAAGCAGAGATAAAAAGAGTGCAGTAGTCCTAAAGAACTTTACTACAAAGTCTGTTAATATCCAGGCAGACaacactttaaataaaaccaaatccAAGGAGGCTGAAGCTAAGTTAGCAAGAAAATCTCTGCCCACTGAGGACAAGAAGAGCCACAGCCTCAGCACCACCAGGAACACTTCCCTGTCAGGACCATCTAGAGCTTCTAGGAGTTCCCGTCCTTCCTGCACCTCTACCTCCACCCCCACCTCCACCACCACATCACCATCACCCACTAGAGATGTCAGTCAGAGGATGAGGACGAGCAGGAGGAAGATTAGGCGGACACATGGAGGGAAGCAGCGTGAGCAGATGGAGGAAGGGAGTCAGGTTGATCAACCAATCACGACTCGTGTGATGGAGAACGAGACTAGTTTGTAAACTCTTTCTAAACACTTTAAGCACTTTATCTTTCTCTAAGAGATGCATGTAGCTGTTGTGGGTGGTCTGTAATGTGACGTAAGTGTAGCTGTCTTTTCTTCTTCCCGTCCTTCTTGTTACCTGTGTCCTGTGCTGTCTGATGTAGCCGTAGAGTAGAGGTGGCCAAGGGTAGTCCTCAAGGGCAGGGtacctgcatgttttagtttttttctgtggttCAGCCCACAAGAACCAAATGACAGTTTATTACCAGACGCCTGCAGAATTTAATTGTATGCTGAGGAGATAATTGAAGCATTTGAATCCCAAGTGTAGTAGCTAATCTAAAACATACAAGACACTGGTTCTTGAGGATAAGATCTGAACACCCTTGGTGTAGAGGTAAAAGAATCAACTTCCTTAGATTTGGTTTTACTAAATGTtggagatataaaaaaaaagaaagaaaagaatgaTCTACCGTTTTAGTACCAGTGGTTTGCAAAGATGGTCAAGAGGCAGGATTAGATTTCTCTATTGGGTGACTGCACACGTGGCAGTTTATTTGCACTCCCAGTGATTTTAGCCCTGCATTCCATCAGAAGACACAGTTCTCACCTTCACTCCGAACATGACTTGAAGAAGTTAGTTTGCCTGTTTTGAAAACATCATCTTGTgatatttctgctttttaaatcACTGTGAAAACAATACATTGGCTCAGCTTGAAAGCCACATAAATGTAAGCTACTATTTGTTCTACCAAACTTAATctataaattgtttttaatcagtgagAGGGAATGTTGCCTGATATTAAACTGTTTGTTAGTGTTGTGAAAGAAAAGTCATTACTAATATTAGTAAGTAGCATGCATTTAAGATTAAAAGTgtcgtgtgttttttttttctattttctggcCTCACAAATCCTCAGGTTTTTGCTTCTGACAATCAACTGATATTCTGGGTCGCTTTTACctcatgcagaaaaaaatatttttgcatctGACAGGACAGACAGGGAGATGGTCTCCTACACATTCAAAGTATTCAACATTacaataacaaatatagttATGCATAGTTGTGATGTAGAaggtaaactttaaaataaaataaaaattgaatttaattacattttaaaaaaagactgaaaagtaTGAATTACAGTTGTATTCAACCCTGTTTAGTTTGATACCTCTGTATGAAATGCAATtcaaccaactgccttcagaagttaccTTATTAATTAATATAGTTGATCTTTGTATAATTTCTTCTCAATATCCacccagctgctctgtgaaggcctcagcgGTTTGTCAGAAAATTTGAGAACAAACGCACTGTCTGCATCATTaaagatggtggtggcagcatcatgctaaaCATATAGTGGAATGGTTTGAGTCAGAGCATTTTCAAGTGTTAAACCGGCttagacctaaatctaattaagAACCTATGGCAATACTCTAAAACTAATGTTAAGCTACTTTTAAAAAACCAATGTGCACAAGTGCACAAATCCCAAATACTCCAAAAATACAGACTAGGGGAGATTAATACAAAATtagtattttctattttttttttttatagccaaATGTTTTGGTAAcgatttaacattttaattggCTTCAATGATTATGCTCTGCAAAAACGtcccaataaaaatattatgCTTGTGTATTAAATAATGTTAACATTCGAATTGTGGGAAAAATCTCCCAGAGATGGTATGTGCAGGTCTGCAGGTCTACATTAAAAGGATGTATACAAACTACACTTGTTTCCTGGTTAAGAAAGCTGTACTTTAGCTTTAGTGGACATCATACACATTTAAGTGTATTCATTTTATTAGTCATTGTCTAAGGGGATTAATTTTTTCATCCAGTTAAGTTAATCTGTGGCTcttgtttgttaaataaatgcaaaatacagCATCCTCGAGAATCATTCCGAGGGTGAGGATGTGCAGTTagccttaaaataaactaaTCTTTTAATGATAACAAAACAGAGTCAACTGTCAACTGATCCTCCACCCATCTTAATAACGGGTTTGAGGTGCGTTTCCCAATATTCATCTTTTGTCTCACAT
Above is a genomic segment from Fundulus heteroclitus isolate FHET01 chromosome 10, MU-UCD_Fhet_4.1, whole genome shotgun sequence containing:
- the LOC105937898 gene encoding ankyrin-3-like isoform X9, coding for MLLNRGAPILSKTKNGLSPLHMATQGDHLNCVQLLLHHEVPVDDVTNDYLTALHVAAHCGHYKVAKVILDKKANPNAKALNGFTPLHIACKKNRVKVMELLLKHGASIQAVTESGLTPIHVAAFMGHENIVHQLINHGASPNTNNVRGETALHMAARAGQSDVVRYLIQNGAQVDAKAKDDQTPLHISSRLGKPDIVQQLLAKGACPDATTNSGYTPLHLAAREGHRDVATALLDQGANLSITTKKGFTPLHVAAKYGKIEVANLLLQKNAPVDAAGKSGLTPLHVAAHYDNQKVALLLLKQGASPHAAAKNGYTPLHIAAKKNQMEIATTLLEYSASTSTVTRQGITPLHLAAQEGNVDIVTLLLARDAPVGTSNKSGLTPLHLAAQEDKVNVAEVLVNHGATIDPETKLGYTPLHVACHYGNLKMVNFLLKNQAKVNAKTKNGYTPLHQAAQQGHTHIINLLLHHGASPNELTANGNSALSIARRLGYISVVDTLKVVTEETLTTQTVIEKHKMNVPETMNEVLDMSDDDVCKANVPEMITDDYFSDVEEEMDVGIINISYTCDDAMTGDTDKYLAPHDLRELGDDSLPQEGYMGFSVGARSQSTKASLRSFSSDRSNTLNRSSFTRDSMMIEEILAPTKDPMLCKERSFIVEHHNKHLLTPKDTDNDSLRRYSWTADPLDNVNLVSSPVHSGFSSPLPQYDSRFLVSFMVDARGGSMRGSRHNGMRIIIPPRKCTAPTRITCRLVKRHKLATPPPMVEGEGLASRLVEVGPAGAQFLGPVIVEIPHFASMRGQERELILLRSENGESWKEHLYDSKTNDLNQLLNGMDEELDSPEELERKRICRIITKDFPQYFAVVSRVRQETHQMGPEGGTLSSRSVPLVQASFPEGALTKKIKVGLQAQPIPEDTVKKILGNRATFSPIVTVEPRRRKFHKPITMTIPIPPLSGEGLTNGYKGDSTPCLRLLCSITGGTSPAQWEDITGTTPLTFVNDCVSFTTNVSARFWLADCHQIPETVSLATQLYRELICVPYMAKFVVFAKMNDPVESSLRCFCMTDDKVDKTLEQQENFEEVARSKDIEVLEGRPIYVDCYGNLAPLTKAGQQLVLNFYAFKENRLPFCVKVRDPSQEPCGRLTFLKECRSTKGFPQTAVCNLNITLPTVKKTEKPDRRHTFASLALRKRYSYLTEPEKKTAVERSAATRTLPSGHPHKPVFPTRPYPPWSTAPITVPGQTRLIGVGGLLASADSPAGSPAGSPLKSAWPLSAPSPACPTTIKAISGASPPTPASSSPVKSISDIPSSPIRSYRTVPSPIKTVVQQGPYPIYGSSILATSGSKPATDPASIKNLASAYTTRIPLHPSIPNGSLSERTSAPTSSVTSPKSLYNLYGSNLPFKTTHVTTATTEATSFSSVKNISSLSSLKTSVDSTLTSRGGRTSISSLSSAGQNTISSSDFSMMNGSVSPIKYPSSSSTPSSPSSRLLSERSNSLQERIQATTHAATSSVSAAINEALDSYSVSGYGTLRSLSSSRRSATATPPYGSLRSASTTPSPAISSNSMTVPVYSLLNVIPDSPVKPGPGSLKMALPDSPRTSSSSSSFPSCVTGTKLKSQLKSPPFITPPVIHPTAASNQEILKDVADMKQDLIRMTAILQTDTQMAAKTVQTSNTGTPKESKLEDQEPHTLVEKVKKDLFKVSEILQKDIMAEGKAGKETSSEEEWEEFSRDEIEEAQRSALQDYYLPFEENTLFKHQSMSSKELELTKVVDYLTNDIGASSLSKMAELRSKHEDEVKKEGEEKQKRVLKPSMTIQEHKLKMPPPVSGMIRSPSEKDLSKLAESYQGSDTILESPEELSHEQDKSPLSDSGFETRSEKTPSAPQSAESTGPKPLFTDSPIPPCVTETRTEVVHIRSYEQPDDLSEPGLMEEAASALPPLEPESSSTKPLQMKMSEDDALMNKSMCLKEETHITTTTRMVYHKPQLTDGTEMIEEGMSVRDIMKAFQSGRDPSKELAGLFEHKASQDSVKGDELTPRFLDRDIKSKPKVERIIEVHIEKGHSTADPTEVIIRETKKHPELYIYKSDRGIKELTDYDEAQQEEEELTAEESLPSFLETSRVNTPVSQEEDSRPSSAQLIGDDSYKALKLLSQHSIEYCDDELSEVRGESYKFAEKMLLSEKIETSLQSYSDTEDPSTVADKDHHRVSEETGRSEGVIQGQGSPKKEFVSSSKDGSPKSGKFMHKEEPSQFDKVTVLHYSTEPGSPKHAVWMRFTEDKHDRSRDKLLYEDRVDQTVKEAEEKLSEVSQFFRDKTEKLNDELQSPEKKPVRQLKEPRSWPSSPSSSPEKILQKSKAGDELYSKTKLKEPSVGKFFSSATAVEKKSSSLPSSPQKSVFSSNIQEKIKPEPKTSASEPSSPAHSTSTSKVSAVRMKFETAAQKVSQSQSSPTKIPPPVQPKPSVKKLQESKLPVYQFCTGGKASKVSEASEEHVQKKNERDKEDSKPELVPISKVPKSDKLPNKNVIVHSHDINETKTDKVAPKGKDSQFSPMQEIKESDKSQTVKTPVVCDSDTKKYQQITKDVSSTKDGKPELSLKDPEEPLNKNLRKKTESQIPIRKTSPCLDNNLTKKQITAKPSQIPTLSKPKSPETGRAKTDLTFEILDNSPKDSNSNNLPSPIEILEKVITPPVTVTTKENFKGIKTLPVYVQVGRQAEREAKGSLYTVKQKSSSAISPISPEDDTLEQVSFIDSSGKSPLTPETPSSEEVSYDLTCKTPDGFIEFLSGKPSPIMEVSEDSEEDGQGNTVFSLKEAKTESKTSVHDAQADFVNANKEETKMNDNQQELPDNLIKEETVNNMLGEIKGQEQKQVSKDKGIAYIEFPPPPPLDSASEISDTERKDSCASSETETEMMEVNLQEEHDKHLTEPVIRIQPPTPVPPSTDDSQSNAEDDDESIFQPIPCKKLTSKVSEEEENKREKEKTPKSKRHDKNGNKEPGGTNGSNGSTNGSKGSNGKGDDNDCEQNGNDQSITDCSIATTAEFSHDTDATEIDSLDGYELQDEDDGLCEQADLRLFGLPDSRRDVWATDTFRSSDRSFPQTKLEVIEEEKTPEECQKDILKKDTSTRNGKTDDVSNDGAKAQEQRLSDKEGFSDSYFSYKLEEELNSPFKTVATKGLDFDPWPSKGGEGEIVDMGGTRGNNGEPKPYGLAVEDQSQATTAETTPAQTPTDDSTPTSEPNPFPFHEGKMFEMTRSGAIDMSKRDMVEERLQFFQIGPQSPCERTDVRMAIVADHLGLSWTELARELNFSVEEINFIRVENPNSLTAQSFMLLKKWVYRDGKNATTDALTAVLTKINRLDIVTLLEGPIFDYGNISGTRCFADDNAVFPDQSDGDHNIDLELKTPTGLTYVPCTPLRSDEFFGEGEASVVSPSRTTLTRPSDLSLAQTTSTSSSDPPTVVPAPGSEPPIAGPEDTILTGGDRGVSVEMPDNDRRAGNLNEDGSQNGREKEEEMTQERLRSLLEDIQLEGGVEEEEMTEERVNAILEQVRQAEQNISSVPGWRTETSGATAGHSGKDTESSPDSPADSLEQPPAQNGGHAELGREGREKEAKRKGTEEDSRTAGPSRGREDVGDKTQHKVQETIRADESGSDNETTVTTRVYRRRVILKGEEARNIPGQSVTEEHFIDEDGSLVTRKVIRKVVRRGFNSQERREGEVQNTPGEGALGVDVGEAVASGSAEATAENKGGRGKKRGKRSRHGHKEEPQREKTQPGDGSNKKHGKKSQS